The DNA region CGGCTAAACGTTTCCTCATTGCCACCGGGGGTAAACCGGCTGTCCCCAATATTCCTGGTGCGCAATACGGTATTACATCGGATGGTTTTTTTGAACTTGAAAAACAGCCCAGCAAAGTGGCCATCATTGGTGCAGGGTTTATTGCCGTTGAGCTCGCAGGTGTCTTCCAAGCCTTAGGCACTCAAGTAACACTTATTATACGAGGTGACCACGCTCTTCGATCATTCGATAGTATGTTAGGTACTGAGTTAATGAAAGCCATGCAACACCAAGGTATTCAAGTTGAAACTCAAACCACACAAACGTCTATTGATAAAAGCCCAGAAGGAAAATTAACCATCAACACCACTACTGGCGTCGTTGACGGCGAATACGATGAAGTTATTTGGGCAATTGGACGTGAACCAAACACCGATTCATTATCTATTGAAAAGGCAGGTATTGAACTTGATAAACGTGGCTTTATCACCACCGATGAGTGGCAAAAAACATCTCAAGAGCATATTTTTGCCGTCGGCGATGTGACTGGGCGAGCTGCCTTAACACCCGTCGCTATTGCAGCAGCACGCCGCCTTTGCGACCGATTATTTAACGGCCAGCACGAGCGTAAATTAGATTACAACCTGATTCCTAGCGTCATCTTTTCACACCCGCCGATCGGAACAATTGGCCTCACACAAGAGCAAGCCATCGAGCAATTTGGCGATGACGTAAAAACCTACACCTCCACCTTTAACCCTATGACACAGGCGCTATCAGTTGATAAACAGCCCACCACTATGAAACTGGTAACCACAGGAAAAGAAGAAAAAGTGGTCGGTTGTCACCTGTTCGGTGAAAGCTCTGATGAAATTCTTCAAGGTTTTGCTGTAGCTATCAAAATGGGCGCAACCAAAAAGGACTTTGACGATACCGTTGCCATTCACCCAACAAATGCGGAAGAGTTAGTGACGATGACCTAGCCTTTAATATCAATAGGCTCTTAGTCATCAACGGTCTTGTCACCCAAAAAACACTAACCTAGGTGACACCGGAGCAGCATGAAAGGAGGTTAGCTCTAACCTCCTTTACGTCTTGCCTCACCGGCTTCAAATTCTGCTAACTGTTCAGGTGTTGCTGGTAATTGATATTTCTCTTTCCATTCGGCAAACGTCATGCCATACACAACCTCTCTAGCCGCTTCATAATCAATATCAACATCTCGTTCTTTCGCTTCAGCCATATACCATTTAGAAAAACAATTTCGGCAAAAGTCTGCCAAATTCATCAAATCAATATTTTGCACATCTGTCTTCGTTTGTAAGTGTTTAAGAATTCGCCTAAAAGTGGCGGCTTCAATTTCTAATTGTGTTTGTTTATCCATCATTATTCTCCTTTTTAGGGTAAGTGAGGCCTTTCTAAATATTCATGTGATTGCATTTCAAGCAAACGACTGACTGTACGTTCAAATTGAAAAGCCAGCTTTTTACCTTGATACAACTTCTCAGCAGACACTTGTGCTGACATAATTAATTTAACATTATGAGCATATAACTCATCGACTAAATTAACAAAACGGTTCGCATGGTCATTACTCATATCATTCATTACCACAACGTCTGATATCAATACGGTGTGAAAACAGCGCGAAATTTCAATGTAGTCAGCTGAACCACGTGGAATATCACAAATGACTTGATAATCAAACCATACAACCCCTTCTGAGCAATGCTTTACATCAATAATCCGCCCCTCTATTTCAAGTGCTGACTCAGGTTCAACATCTGCAACGGTTAAGTGTTCAAACAACTCATTTAATATTTTGTCTGTTTGATCATCCAAGGGAGAATGATAGATTTCCGCCTGTTCTAATTCTCGCAATCGGTAATCTGTTCCACTGTCTAATTTTCTAACCTTACAGTTGGCCTTCAATGCCTCGATAGCGGGTAAAAACCTTGCCCGTTGTAGTCCATCCTTATATAAACCATCCGGCTCGATATTAGACGTTGCAACTAAACAGATACCACGCTTAAATAAAGCCTCAAACAAGCGGCCTAACAGCATTGCGTCGGTAATATCGGAAACAAAAAACTCATCAAAACACAACACCCTACAACGTTGTGATATTCCATCGGCCACCTTTTGTAGTGGATCTTCAACATTTTTTATCTCACCGAGTTGTTTATGAACTTTTTGCATAAACCGATGAAAATGTGTTCGCTGCTTTTCTTTAAATGGTAAAGAATCGTAAAAGATATCCATAAGATAGGTTTTGCCCTGCCCTACACCTCCCCATAAGTAGAGCCCTTTGGGCGCCAATAAAAGAGGTTCTGATTTGGCCTTAAATATAGAAAAAAAACCTTTCTTTTCAGTTAGCTGGGAGGGTGTATTGAGCAGCTCTTTATACAAATCATTTAAACACTGAATAATGACTTTCTGTGCATCATCTTTAATAAAACTTTTTTGCGCCAGATCAAGTTCATAGCGTTCTAATGGGCTCATAGTGAAATATCAATAATTGTGTTAAATTGTTAATTTGAAGATATTGAAGTCGTTACCAAGCCAGCAACTTAAATTAAGTATATTGTAGCAATTATCCCTCATGAACATTCAAGCAAATTTAACCGGTGTTAGCCTAATACCAAATCCTAAAAAGGCTGCCAACAAACCGACTGGCACACAGGAAGATTTAAATGAAAAGCACATAGCAAGTCAGGAGAAAAACAGCCCGTTAACAACTAAAAACATTGAACGCGCTGAAATAATCCAAAAAATTGAAACGCTAAATGACAGTCAAAAAGCCAATATTCATATTGACAACCTAGACTACAAAAACCAAAAATCAATCCAGTCATACCTTGATCATCAGGCTCTAGAAAGCCAAACTCTACGCGATGAACTTCACAGTCAATTAGGCGTAGATTTTTCTGTTTAAATATACACCTCCTATACCATGAAACTTCTGACTGATTTTTTTCCAATATTACTATTTTTTATTGTCTACAAATGGCAAGGCATATACGCTGCAACAGTTGTCGCAATTATTGCGTCTGGCCTTCAGGTTGCTTCATTTTGGCTTAAAAATAAACGAGTCGATTCAACACATATAATGACTTTCTGCCTTATGCTTCTTTTTGGTGGCGCAACACTCTACCTACAAAATGAAACCTTCATTAAATGGAAACCCACAGTGATCAATTGGCTTTTTGCCTTTGCTTGCATTTCCACGCACTTTATTGGTAACACCCCTCTTGTTAAACGCATGATGAGCGGTGGATTAACACTTTCTGACAAAATTTGGACAAAACTAAATGGCATTTGGGCTCTTTTCTTTGTAGTACAAGGGCTTTTAAACCTGTATGTTATGTACAATTTCGACACAGATACTTGGGTAGATTTCAAATTGTTTGGAATGCTTGGGTTAACAATAATGTTTATTGTGGCTCAAGGCATTTACCTTACCAAGCACATCGAAGACCCTATAAACCAACCAGATAACCATAACTAGGAATTTTTCTACAGATAAAATGACAAACCGTACAGATATAATAAAAGACACTTTAAATAAGGCTATTCAGCCCGAGTTCATTCAAGTATTAGATGATAGCCAATCTCATGCAGGGCATGAAGGTGCTAAATCAGGTGGTGGGCATTTTTACCTGACCATTGTTTCTAATAAATTTGAAAATAAATCAAGAATTCAACGTCACCAGCTTATTTATCGAGCATTAGGTGACATGATGAAAAGCGACATTCATGCACTTAGCATTAAAGCCTTTACACCAGAAGAAAAACCGACAACAGGAGATTTAAATGAAGGGTAAATTAGTCATCATTGGTTCAATTTTACTAGCATCTATCGCCCCACAGGCATTCGCAAACGAAGACCCAACCATCGCTATTGTTAATGGACAAGAACTCAAACAATCAACCTTACAGTTTTACGCCCTAGAAAGGCGTCAAATCGATTCAAAAAACAATGTCCCAATGAACCAACTGGTTGATGATATCGTTAACATGCAACTCCTAAAAGAAGAAGCTCATAAGAATAAGTTAGACAAATCTTCTGACTTTAAGGCACGCATGAAGTTTATTAATTTAAGCATGCTTTCTCAAGTCGCTATGATTGACTTTCTTGACAACAACCCTATTCCTGAAGAGCGTCTAAAAGAAGAATATGATGCTAACATTAACGAAATGGATGTCACGGAACTTAAAGCTAGCCATATCTTAGTATCAGAAGAAGCGCAGGCGAAAGAAGTTATTGAGAAACTCAACAAAGGTACTCCATTCGCTACACTTGCCAAGGAATACTCAACAGGACCAAGCGGCCCAAAAGGTGGGGATTTAGGTTGGTTTGCTCCGCAACGAATGGTACCTGAGTTCTCGAAAGCCGTGCTTTCTTTGAAAGATAATGAATACACTAAACAGGCTGTACAAACTCAATTTGGTTGGCATATCATTTTACGCACTGGGAAACGTGATGGGACGCCGCCAACGTTTGAACAAGTCAAACCGAGCATTACGGCTAGTCTCGAACAAGAACATATTCAAAAACACATTAATGATTTAAGAAAAAAAGCAAAAATCGAAATCACACCACAAAAACCTCAATAGCCCTAAACACAACAGCATAGAGGCCATTTATCAAGGGCCTCTATGCTGCCCCCTACCTTTCTACGTTTACCCGCACCTCATCAATTAAGACGTGACCAGTTCACCTTATAAAACGCGTACTGCTCATCCTCTCACATCAGATAGATCTACTTTGTTTTAAATAAAAAACATACCCGCCTTCCCGCTCTCCCATCAAAAACCGAGCTGATCAATGATGGTATACCTGCCCATTGAGAAGCTTAAAAATCACCACCCCCTAACGTCTATAACAGCGCTAACAACTGGATTAAAACCTCGTATTATGTTATTTTGCGCGATTAAAATAACAATGGTTTTGAGGACAATTAATGCGCATAATTTTATTGGGTGGCCCTGGTTCCGGTAAGGGGACACAATCGCAATTTATCACTGAGAAGTACGGTATTCCTCAAATCTCCACGGGAGATATGTTACGAGCTGCCGTTAAAGCTCGCACACCATTAGGTATTGAAGCAAAAAAGGTTATGGATGTCGGCGGCCTTGTCTCTGATGAAATTATTTTAGGCTTAATCAAAGAACGATTAACAGAAGATGATTGTTCAAAAGGTTTCTTGTTAGATGGTTTCCCACGCACAATCCCACAAGCCATTGGCCTTGCAAACATGGGCATAGAGGTTGATCACGTCATACAAATTGCTGTCGATGACGAAGAAATCGTCCGTAGAATGGCTGGAAGGCGCGTGCACTTGGACTCTGGCAGAACATACCACCTTACTTATAACCCGCCTAAACAAGAGGGACTTGATGACATTACTGGTGAGCCATTAATTCAACGTGCCGACGATCATGAAGACATTGTTCGCGATCGCTTAACAACTTACCACTCCCAAACAGCGCCACTTGTTGACTTCTATTCAAAGGCTGCTGAAACATCTGCAGTTAAATTCAGCACCATTGAGGGTGTTGGTGGTGTGCAAGACATTACTGCAAAAATATTCGCAGTACTCGACGACTAGGTGTTTGCCGAGCAAATTCTCGGCGATACAACAATAAAGCATCAGCTTAACTTTTGATTAAGCTGATAATTTCACTTAAAACTTAATGATTTTGCAAGGAATAACCTAAATGAAAACATATGATATTGCTGTTGTTGGCGCTACAGGCGCCGTTGGTGAAACGATGCTATCTATCCTTGAGGAAAGAAAGTTCCCTGTTGGAAATATTTACCCTTTAGCAAGCAGTCGCTCTGCTGGTGGCACTGTTCAATTTAATGGCAAAAACGTAAAAATCGGCAACCTCGCCGACTTTGATTTTAGTCAAGTTCAAATTGGTTTGTTTTCAGCAGGCGGTTCTGTTTCTGCAGAGTATGCGCCTAAAGCTGCCGCTGCCGGTTGTGTTGTTATAGATAACACATCACATTTCCGCTATGACGAAGACATCCCTCTCGTGGTGCCCGAAGTAAACCCAGAGGCCATCGCGCAACATACCAATAAAGGCATTATTGCAAACCCAAACTGCTCAACCATTCAAATGTTGGTTGCTTTAAAACCCATCTATGATGCGGTCGGTATTGAGCGTATAAATGTTGCCACTTACCAAGCCGTTTCAGGCACTGGAAAAAGCGCCATTGAAGAACTAGCTGGGCAAACAGCAAAATTATTAAATGGCAAAAATGCTGAGGCCAAAGTATACCCAAAACAAATAGCCTTTAATGCTTTACCCCAAATTGATGTCTTCCAAGACAACGGCTACACCAAAGAAGAAATGAAAATGGTTTGGGAAACCAACAAAATTTTTAACGATGATTCAATCAAAGTTAACCCAACTGCTGTCAGGATACCTGTTTTTTATGGCCACTCTGAGGCATTGCACATAGAAACTAAAGAGAAAATCAGCGTCGAAAAAGTCCGTGAGCTAATGTCCTCATTTGACGGAATTACACTTCTTGATGAACGCATTGACGGTGGTTATGCAACAGCAGTTACCGAATCAGCAGGTCATGATGATGTTTATGTCAGTCGCATCAGAGAAGATATCTCTCATCCTAGAGGGCTTAACCTCTGGGTCGTTGCAGATAATGTTCGTAAAGGCGCTGCATTAAACAGCGTACAAATTGCCGAAGTACTAGTAAAAAATTATCTTTAGTCTATAGTTGATATTAATAATATATTTCACTAATTTATGGATAGACGACTATCGTTAGTTTAGGAGCAACAAAATGAACAAGCCTACAAAAACTATTGCCGCACTTTGCCTGTTAAATTCTGCAAGTGCCCACGCATTAGGTGTCGGGGAAATTACAACGTATTCTGCCTTAAATCAGTTGTTAAAAGCGCAGATTCCGCTTGTTGGCTCCAAACAAGAAGACCCCAGCAATATAAAAATAGGCATTGCTTCAAGAGAGACTTTTGATAAAGCAGGAATTGATAGGCCACACTATCTAACCCAATTAAAGTTCACCCCTGTGCTAGGTAAAAACGGTGAAATTACCGTTGATGTTCGTTCGACTGCAACCATAAAAGAACCTTTCGTAAACTTTATTCTCGAAGTTGAATGGCCCCAGGGGCGTACATTAAAAGAATTTACTATTCTTTTAGATCCGCCCATCACAATGTCTGATGTTAGAACCAACCCACTAGAACTACCTCAAACACCCAGCATTACACCAGTAACACCCGTAAACGATGCATCGGTAACAACATATACACCCCCTACCACTACTGTGCAAACTGCACCTGCCAGTGAATATGGCCCAACAAAAAGTCGCGATACTATCTGGGGTATTGCTAAAAAACTCATTACTAATAATCGTACTGTCACTCATCAACAAATGATGCTGGCCCTTTATGACAATAACCCAGAAGCCTTCTACAAAGAAAATATCAATGCTTTAAAAAAAGGAGCGGTGCTTAAACTTCCAAGCACTGAACAGGCAGAAAGCCTCAGCCCTACACAAGCCAGCAATGAATATATTAAACACAATACACTCTGGTCTTCATCAACTACCGTCTCCAGTACGCCAGCGGCCGTTGCAAAACTAGACCAGAAAGACCAAGCCCTTGCAGCGACATCCGACGTTAAAAAAAAACTTGAAAATAACCTAGATGAGGCAAAACTAACCTTATTAACACCGAAGCAAGATACTGAAAAAAATATACCTATAGAAGGCAACACCACTGATACCCCAATAGGTTCAACAAGCTCTACAGAGCAAGCAAACATTGCCATTGAGATGGCTACAACCCTTGAAGAAGAAAACAAAGAGGTTAAATCACGTCTCAATGATTTAGAAAAACAAGTAGACAAACTACAACGTTTATTAGCTTTAAAAGATGAGCAGCTAGCACAATTACAAGCAGCAAAACCTGTCGTTGCTGAATCAACAGCAACAACTGTAAAGCCAGCCCCTATTGACACACCTGTCGAAAAAAATGATAGCAAGGATAATGATAACACCCTTGCCCTTTATGGCGGCGGCGCGCTCCTTGTTCTACTTGGGCTATTTTTAGCACGTCGAAAAAAGCAACGTAAGGAAACACAGCCTGAGGACGTATTTTCTGATACACCAGCTGTTGTACCAACTATTGATACAGACAATACTGATACCTCATCTACTATACTCGAAGAAGAGCCTCTTTTAAGCGAATTCATACCCAGCGAATTCGGCAGCAGTGAACATACCCAAGAAGCGGACCCTCTAACAGAGTGTGATGTCTATATTGCTTATGGTCGATTCCAACAAGCAGAAGATCTTATCAAAAGCGCGATAGAATCAGAGCCAGAAAACCTAGCTCTTAAATTAAAATTGCTTGATGTTTACTTTTCATCCAATAACGCTGAAGCTTTTGAAGAACAGGCCAGTTCATTATCAGACCTAAAAGATTCAGACCCTGACGCATGGAATAGCATTGTTGATATGGGCATGGACATCTGCCCTGACTCACCACTATTTCTAGCACCAGCAGAAGAAAACATTGAAATTCAAGCAGCACCAATTCAAACTGATGACCTTGACCTTGATTTAGAAATACAACAAGACATTGAGCCTGAAGAAGCTAACCACGACGAAGAACCAAAGAGTGAGTTTGAATTTGATTTTGACCTAATCAAAAATCAAGATACACCACAGGATCTGAGCAACCCTACCAGTGAGAGTATTGAAACCATGTTTTCATTAGCACAAGCTTCTCTCGAAATGGAAGACACAGAGTCGGCTCGTCAAACATTAGAAGAAATATTGGAGAACGGTAACGATTCCGACAAAGAAAAAGCACAAAAGATGCTCGATAGTTTGTAAAAAACCACCTTTAATGCGATCGTAAGCATAAAAGCTGCACCTCCCTTTTATGCTATAAAATGCTCAATACGAACGTACGTAGACAAACAAAACCGACCCTTTAATAAAGGCACCTTGCTCATTTGCAAAGAGTCTGCTGCTTGATTGTCATAAAGAACCCTACTTGAAAATACGTTTAATAATGACTAAGACTAGCGACTGCGCAAACGAAGGCTCCATTACAGACGGTTTTCCTTTATAGGTTTTAATCATAAGGCAACTATAAAAGAGATGATTATTTCACGTAGAAAATTTCTAAAATTATTAGCGGTGGGTGCCAGCACTTGTTTAACCTTGATATCTCCCCTCACTAGTTGGGCGGCATGGGCTAACGATGCCTTTAATGCCGACACTCTTAATAAGGCATACCAACATTTATTTGGCTCATCGACCCTCATTAACAGTAACGAGGTAAAGCTAAAGGCGCCTAAAACAGCAGAAAATAGCGATGCTGTTCCTATTTCGATCAAAACCAAGCTAAAAGGTGTCGACTCAATTAGTATTTTTGTACAAGACAACCCTCAACCTTTAACGGCAACCTTTCAAATCCCACCAGATACATTAGCATCTGTGTCGACCCGAATTCGTTTAGTTAAAACTAGCACCGTCATCGCTGTTATCAAAGCAGGAGACAAGTTATATAGTAGAAGCCAAAAAGTAAAAGTCTCATCAAGTGGGTGTACTCGTTAGCAACTTAATAATTCGTTATTAATCTCATCTTATTTGGAGATATAAATGAAAGTGAGAGCAAAAATAATAAATAACATCACTCATGTTAGGGTATTAGCTATACACCCCATGGAAACAGGTGAACGTATTGATAAAGACTCAGGCGAAAGGATATCCGCGAAATATATTCAAAAACTTAGCTGCGAACACAACGGTAAAGAAGTTTTTC from Cycloclasticus pugetii PS-1 includes:
- the gorA gene encoding glutathione-disulfide reductase; the protein is MNYDFDLISIGGGSGGIAGANRAASYGAKCAVVEQARLGGTCVNVGCVPKKVMWFAASTADIIHSASDYGFDASLNSFNWHLLKQNRDAYIKRLNGIYGNNLHNNNVEHIEGTASFIDSHTIQVGDKQYTAKRFLIATGGKPAVPNIPGAQYGITSDGFFELEKQPSKVAIIGAGFIAVELAGVFQALGTQVTLIIRGDHALRSFDSMLGTELMKAMQHQGIQVETQTTQTSIDKSPEGKLTINTTTGVVDGEYDEVIWAIGREPNTDSLSIEKAGIELDKRGFITTDEWQKTSQEHIFAVGDVTGRAALTPVAIAAARRLCDRLFNGQHERKLDYNLIPSVIFSHPPIGTIGLTQEQAIEQFGDDVKTYTSTFNPMTQALSVDKQPTTMKLVTTGKEEKVVGCHLFGESSDEILQGFAVAIKMGATKKDFDDTVAIHPTNAEELVTMT
- a CDS encoding DUF1244 domain-containing protein, whose protein sequence is MMDKQTQLEIEAATFRRILKHLQTKTDVQNIDLMNLADFCRNCFSKWYMAEAKERDVDIDYEAAREVVYGMTFAEWKEKYQLPATPEQLAEFEAGEARRKGG
- the zapE gene encoding cell division protein ZapE is translated as MSPLERYELDLAQKSFIKDDAQKVIIQCLNDLYKELLNTPSQLTEKKGFFSIFKAKSEPLLLAPKGLYLWGGVGQGKTYLMDIFYDSLPFKEKQRTHFHRFMQKVHKQLGEIKNVEDPLQKVADGISQRCRVLCFDEFFVSDITDAMLLGRLFEALFKRGICLVATSNIEPDGLYKDGLQRARFLPAIEALKANCKVRKLDSGTDYRLRELEQAEIYHSPLDDQTDKILNELFEHLTVADVEPESALEIEGRIIDVKHCSEGVVWFDYQVICDIPRGSADYIEISRCFHTVLISDVVVMNDMSNDHANRFVNLVDELYAHNVKLIMSAQVSAEKLYQGKKLAFQFERTVSRLLEMQSHEYLERPHLP
- a CDS encoding septation protein A gives rise to the protein MKLLTDFFPILLFFIVYKWQGIYAATVVAIIASGLQVASFWLKNKRVDSTHIMTFCLMLLFGGATLYLQNETFIKWKPTVINWLFAFACISTHFIGNTPLVKRMMSGGLTLSDKIWTKLNGIWALFFVVQGLLNLYVMYNFDTDTWVDFKLFGMLGLTIMFIVAQGIYLTKHIEDPINQPDNHN
- a CDS encoding BolA family protein, which gives rise to MTNRTDIIKDTLNKAIQPEFIQVLDDSQSHAGHEGAKSGGGHFYLTIVSNKFENKSRIQRHQLIYRALGDMMKSDIHALSIKAFTPEEKPTTGDLNEG
- a CDS encoding peptidylprolyl isomerase, which codes for MKGKLVIIGSILLASIAPQAFANEDPTIAIVNGQELKQSTLQFYALERRQIDSKNNVPMNQLVDDIVNMQLLKEEAHKNKLDKSSDFKARMKFINLSMLSQVAMIDFLDNNPIPEERLKEEYDANINEMDVTELKASHILVSEEAQAKEVIEKLNKGTPFATLAKEYSTGPSGPKGGDLGWFAPQRMVPEFSKAVLSLKDNEYTKQAVQTQFGWHIILRTGKRDGTPPTFEQVKPSITASLEQEHIQKHINDLRKKAKIEITPQKPQ
- the adk gene encoding adenylate kinase; its protein translation is MRIILLGGPGSGKGTQSQFITEKYGIPQISTGDMLRAAVKARTPLGIEAKKVMDVGGLVSDEIILGLIKERLTEDDCSKGFLLDGFPRTIPQAIGLANMGIEVDHVIQIAVDDEEIVRRMAGRRVHLDSGRTYHLTYNPPKQEGLDDITGEPLIQRADDHEDIVRDRLTTYHSQTAPLVDFYSKAAETSAVKFSTIEGVGGVQDITAKIFAVLDD
- a CDS encoding aspartate-semialdehyde dehydrogenase: MKTYDIAVVGATGAVGETMLSILEERKFPVGNIYPLASSRSAGGTVQFNGKNVKIGNLADFDFSQVQIGLFSAGGSVSAEYAPKAAAAGCVVIDNTSHFRYDEDIPLVVPEVNPEAIAQHTNKGIIANPNCSTIQMLVALKPIYDAVGIERINVATYQAVSGTGKSAIEELAGQTAKLLNGKNAEAKVYPKQIAFNALPQIDVFQDNGYTKEEMKMVWETNKIFNDDSIKVNPTAVRIPVFYGHSEALHIETKEKISVEKVRELMSSFDGITLLDERIDGGYATAVTESAGHDDVYVSRIREDISHPRGLNLWVVADNVRKGAALNSVQIAEVLVKNYL
- a CDS encoding type IV pilus assembly protein FimV, whose protein sequence is MNKPTKTIAALCLLNSASAHALGVGEITTYSALNQLLKAQIPLVGSKQEDPSNIKIGIASRETFDKAGIDRPHYLTQLKFTPVLGKNGEITVDVRSTATIKEPFVNFILEVEWPQGRTLKEFTILLDPPITMSDVRTNPLELPQTPSITPVTPVNDASVTTYTPPTTTVQTAPASEYGPTKSRDTIWGIAKKLITNNRTVTHQQMMLALYDNNPEAFYKENINALKKGAVLKLPSTEQAESLSPTQASNEYIKHNTLWSSSTTVSSTPAAVAKLDQKDQALAATSDVKKKLENNLDEAKLTLLTPKQDTEKNIPIEGNTTDTPIGSTSSTEQANIAIEMATTLEEENKEVKSRLNDLEKQVDKLQRLLALKDEQLAQLQAAKPVVAESTATTVKPAPIDTPVEKNDSKDNDNTLALYGGGALLVLLGLFLARRKKQRKETQPEDVFSDTPAVVPTIDTDNTDTSSTILEEEPLLSEFIPSEFGSSEHTQEADPLTECDVYIAYGRFQQAEDLIKSAIESEPENLALKLKLLDVYFSSNNAEAFEEQASSLSDLKDSDPDAWNSIVDMGMDICPDSPLFLAPAEENIEIQAAPIQTDDLDLDLEIQQDIEPEEANHDEEPKSEFEFDFDLIKNQDTPQDLSNPTSESIETMFSLAQASLEMEDTESARQTLEEILENGNDSDKEKAQKMLDSL
- the soxY gene encoding thiosulfate oxidation carrier protein SoxY gives rise to the protein MIISRRKFLKLLAVGASTCLTLISPLTSWAAWANDAFNADTLNKAYQHLFGSSTLINSNEVKLKAPKTAENSDAVPISIKTKLKGVDSISIFVQDNPQPLTATFQIPPDTLASVSTRIRLVKTSTVIAVIKAGDKLYSRSQKVKVSSSGCTR
- the soxZ gene encoding thiosulfate oxidation carrier complex protein SoxZ, producing MKVRAKIINNITHVRVLAIHPMETGERIDKDSGERISAKYIQKLSCEHNGKEVFLAQFGTSISQNPYLAFSFKEGKKGDILSLRWNDNTGDVKKTDTTIK